The genomic window TCATCATTATAAAGCGGACTTACAATAAAGACATAGGATCGACCTTGAAGACTGATCTCTCCGATTTCTTCTGTCTCTGAGTCTACTACCTCTTTTAATAATGTTTGAACTAAGGTCGGAGCCGTATCAGGAGAATTCTCATCCTTCTCATAATACCAATTTTGTAAGAATCGTTCCGCAGGAGGGTTCGTAATTAAAATCGTCCCATCTTGATTAAATGTGATAACCCCATCTGCCATACTGCTTAATATGCTGGAAAGTTGCTCTTTTTCTTGACTAAGAGCATTAATATTATATTTGAGTTTTTTCGCCATTTTATTAAATGAAATGGCGAGTTCACCTATTTCATCTGTTGTTAAAATTGGTACTTTCGTATCGAATTTTCCCTTTGCTACCTCAGTAGCGGCTTGTCGCATTTTTCTTAAAGGGGCAGTAATCCGTGTCGATAGGAAAAAGGCAAAAACCGTTGTTAACACAATGGCGATACCTGCCGCCAAGATAATTAATTTGGTTGTTTGCTGGGAAGTCTCCTTAATGACATCTAACGACTGATAAATAAAGACCCCACCATCCTCTTTATCTTGAACATGGAGGGGGACGCCAATCACAATGGAGTTGTCGTAGCGACTCATTTCCCCCTTATCTCCATTAAAAGGGATTTCCTTTCGGATCGTTTCATTTTTTGTTAATACTTTGGATAGTTCAGGGTCATTCAAAATCGTTTCCGGTTTAATTCTATTATCTTGATCTATATTTGGTGAGTAGTAGAATTGATCTTTATTCAATGCGATCATTACATGATCAGGCTTATCAATAATTTCCCAAGCTACTTTCATCCCTAGCTTTTTATCTTTATGTTCGGTCATGATATTCGCGATTTTATTAGCTGTTTCAGATAATTCATTTTCTACTTGACTAACATGGTAATTTTCAAAGAATTCTAGTAAAAGAATCGTTAATAAAAATAATAAAAAGGAAACGAGTAATAAAATGGTCATCCAAAGTTTTCCGACAACACTACGCCAAAGTTTCATCCATTCATAACCTCGAATTTATAACCGACACCCCAAACAGTGACGATCATTTTTGCCGCATTCTCGGAAACTTTATTTAATTTCTCACGTAATCTTTTCACATGCGTATCAACAGTCCGTAAATCACCAAAAAATTCATAATGCCACACTTCTTTTAATAAATGCTCACGATCAAATACCTTGTCAGGGGATTTGGCTAGAAAATATAATAATTCATATTCTTTCGGAGTTAAATTGACTTCTTTTCCATCTGCTAAGACCCGATGGGCATCGTTATCAATGGTTAAATTTGGATAGACAATTAAATCCTTTGATGATGTATCAGTTTGCAAGTAACTGGTTGATGAAGAGCGCCGTAATAACGCCTTAACACGTAGCACTACTTCACGTGGACTAAAAGGTTTCACAATATAATCATCGGTACCGACTTCAAACCCTTGAACACGATTAGCCTCTTCCCCTTTTGCCGTAAGCATAATCACGGGGGTCGCTTTCGTTTCTCTTATCTCCTTACACACTTCGATCCCATCTTTACCTGGCATCATGATATCTAACAAAATCAGATCATATTCATTACGTAAGGCAAGTTCAACGGCAGATTCCCCATCTTCCGCTTCTTCTATTATGTAATTCTCTCTCTCTAAGTACATTTTCAATAATCGACGAATTCTTTCTTCATCGTCTACCACTAAGATTTTAACATCCTTCTCCACAACCATTCCTCCTAACTATTGTTAGAATACCCTATATTGTTACTATACTGCTAATATTATTAGAAAAAAAGCCCCCATGCTAGTGAAGGCTCCTTATTAAAACGATGGGGGCTACATAATTGGATCTCCTGTGAGCCAATTACGAACTTACATAAGAATGGAGACCAGCAATTACTAAGTTCACGGCAACGAAGTTAAACATAATAATGGCAAATCCAATTACAGCTAACCATGCCGATTTTTCACCATGCCATCCTTTTGATAAGCGAAGATGTAAAAATGCCGCATAGAACAACCAAGTGATTAATGCCCAAACTTCTTTTGGATCCCATCCCCAAAAACGGGTCCAAGCAATCTGAGCCCAAATCATCGCAAAGATCAATCCACCTAAAGTGAAGATTGGAAAACCAATTAATACGGACCGATAACTAATTTCATCTATTAGATCGGAATTTAAGTTCTTGACTAAAGGTTGGAATATTGCAGCGACTCGTTTTCTAGCTATAAGACGGATCAGGATATAAAGGATTGTACCTGCAAAAATTGACCAAATCACTGTGTTTAATTTTTTTCCATTAATAAAGGCTGGGACATTGAAAAAGGGCTCCATACGATCTTTCGTTTGAATAACTCCCTCATGAGGACCCGCGATTGCAGGTAGTGTATATTCTACGACCTGTTGTTGTCCATCTTTCGTCACAAAATCAAAGGAAACCTCATAGTTCATGAAATTAAAGGTCATTGTAACAAAAACGAATCCAACTACGGTAATAATTGAATACATAATCACTTCTAGAAAAAATGTTCGTAAATTCCGGGTCGATTGATCAATATTTTTCACTAGATAAATGACACCTGCTATAAAGCTAAGTGCTAAAATCCCTTGTCCAGCGGCTGTAGTCGTTACATGAATATGTAGCCAATCACTCTGTAACGCCGGAATCAACGGACTAATATCTTTAGGGAACATGCTTGCATAAGCAATCATGACAATAGCAATAGGTAGTGCAAACAGCCCTAATGCAGCTACTTTATAAATAGAATAGAGAACAATAAAAGCCGCAACAAGCATCATTCCAAAAAAGGTCGCATATTCGAATAAATTACTTACTGGTGCATGCCCTGATGCGATCCATCTCAATATAAAATAACCAAGTTGTGCAATAAAGCCGATAATTGTAACAATAAATCCAAGTTTTCCCCATTTATTAGGCTTCCTATCTTTTTGACCTTGTTTAATGGCTCCGCCGAATAACAAGGTGGCAACTAAATAAAGAACGAAAGCGGCATAGAGTAAATTGCCGCTCCATTTGACCAACTCTTCCAATTGACTTCCTCCTCTTTTTTATTTTTTCCGATCTAGTGGCTCAGGTATACTCGTTCCTTCTAACGCACTTGATATCTCTCTTTTTAAACCGTGCCAGTTTTTATTTGTATGACCTGCTAAATAAACTTCATCCCCTACCTTTTGAATCCAAATTCTACGATGATTCCAGTAGGCCCCTTGGATCACCCCAATCATAAAGATTAAGCCGCCAATTCCAAATATCCATAATGTTAAATCTTTACGAATGGTTAATGCTGATTTATTAAGAGTTTCAAAATTTTTAAAAGCCATCTTATATTCCGTGTCACCTAATGGCTCGATCGTTTGTCTGATGGCAACAAAACTTACTTCTCCATCTTTATGTTCCGGAGAAATCATTTTAAATAGAAAAGCTGGGTTATTCGGAACCGGTGATTTAGACTTTGGCTCACCATTTTCTGCAAATCCATCAAAGTCCGGATAATACCCTAATAATTCAATTTTATATCCATCGGCAATGTCGTACACTTCTTGTTGCTCCCATAAATCTATTTTCACATCGCCAATTTCTTCATTTGTCTTTTTATTTTTTAATGTAAACTCCATTGCCTTAGGTTCATCTTGAACAAAGCTATTTTGATAAACGGCAAAATTTTCGAATTTCAACGGCTCATTCACTCGAATACTTTTGTCAGTAACTTCCTTTAAGTTTGGTTTCGCACCCTCAGTATTCTCATTTTTGTATAGGACAACATCTGATTGATAATTCTTCACAACGGCTCCGGCCTTATCAAGAGCGTCCTTGAATACAGCAGAATTATCATTTTTATCATATTGATCGACAGTAAATTTATTATTTTTCAAATAATACTCGCCATTTGTACCTGGAATTTCTAATGTTTCTCCTTCACGAATCCATAACATTTCGTCAATATACATTCCATCTACAGAGCGAAGCATGGCAGCGATTAACACGATAATCAGACCAATATGGTTTACGTATGGCCCCCATCTGGAGAATCGACCTTTTTCTGCTAAAATATTGCCATTCTCTTCTCGAATTTTATAATGCTTTTTTTCTAATTGTTCTTTTACCTTTTCAACATCCTGGTCGTACGTTTGGATCTCCTGCCGCGAAAATAGACGTTGTTTTTCCATAAATGTAGGATGGCGAACAATTCTCTGGTTCTTTAGGGCTCTATGTAAAGGGACAACCCGGTCGATACTACATATAACAAGGGATACACCAATTAGAGCGATTAACGCAACATACCAAACCGAATCATATAAGTCATGAAACCCTAACGAATAATATATTTCCCCCCATACGCCATACACATCAGCATAATAATCTTTAGCCGGACGATTTTGCGGAATATACATTTCCTGCGGAAGAATGGTCCCGATGGACGATGCAATCAACGTAATAATAATCAACCATACGCCAACTTTTACAGATGAAAAAAAGTTCCAAACTTTATCGACTATTGATTTATTATATGTTTGTGAACGCCTTGCACTTCCCTCATATCGCATATCATGAAGTTTCTCTTTCTGAGCTTCAACTGTTAAAGCTCTCCCACATGATTCACATAAAATGGTCCCATGCGGATTCACATGGCCGCATTCACATTTTACCTTTTCCATGAAAAAACTCCCCTAATTTATGGTTTTATTTGATCTAATAATCCTCTTATTTCTTCTTCAGTTAAACTTTTGCTAATCGGTTTAGCATTCACGATTTCTCCTTCAGAGTTAATTAAAAAAGTCGTGGGAATCGGAACAATGTTGTAATCTTTTTGAACTTCCTTCTTTTCATCGATGACGACCGGAAATGTCAGTTCAAATTGTTCAACGAATTTCTTTACTTGAAAATTAGATTCTCCCACATTGACAGCAAGAATTTCAACACCTTGTTTTTTGTATTCAGGATATAGCTTTTCCATATAGGGCATCTCAGCTTTACAAGGTTCACACCATGTACCCCAGAAATTCAAAAATACACCTTTTCCCTTATAATCAGAGAGGTGATGTTCCTTTCCATCCAAATCGGTTAGAACAAAATCAGGAGCCTTTTCCCCTTCGGTTATTTTCCCTTTTGACTGCTGGGTCAAATTGGAATAGAGTGTATATCCGACAGCAAGCACTAAAATAGCCAGTATAATCGTACGGATCATCAATCTTTTTTTCTTTTTCTCCATTGAACGACCTCCCTATGCAAGATATTTCCGATAATATGTATCATGGAAACCTTACAAAACTATGTCCATTATAGCATTGAATCGTTTTATCCATATTTGAAGGAAATGTGACAGTTTTGAAATGGTTGTTTCACACTTCCATTTTCTATTGGGGACAGGTTAATGATTTCCCTGTTCTGCCAAAGCTCGTAATTGCTTTACTTCATGTGGAGTCAACTCGCGAAATTCTCCCGCATTCAGTCCTGTTAAGTTCAAATGAGCAAATCTTTCTCTTCTTAATTTTTGGACCGGGAAACCAATTGCTTCGAACATTCTTCTTACTTGGCGATTTCTTCCTTCGTGGATTGTTAATTCAACAATCGATTTTTGCTTTTTCTTATCAATACTAACGACTTTTGTTTTAGCAGGTGCTGTAGGTCCATCTTCAAGTTTAATCCCTCTCTCCAGTTGCCTTAATACAGGGCGTGGTGGGATTCCTTGAAGTTTGGCGATATATGTTTTTTCAATTTTAAATTTCGGATGTGTTAGTAAATTAGCAAATTCTCCATCATTTGTTAATAATAGTAACCCAGAAGTGTCATAATCTAATCGACCTACTGGATAAATTCTTTCTTCAACAAACGGAAAAAAATCGGTTACCACTTTCCGTCCTCTATCATCTGAAACAGCGGATATCACACCGCGTGGTTTATAAAATAATAGGTAGATTTTATCCTCTCTTTCAATTGGAATTCCTTCTACTTCAACTCGATCATGATTAGATACCTTCGTTCCAAGTTCTGTCACGACTTTTCCATTTACTGTTACTTTCCCGCCCAGAATCAGCTGTTCTGCTTTTCTTCTTGATGCAACCCCAGCGTGGGCAATGACTTTTTGCAGCCTTTCCATTTCCTTCACCTCTAAATCATCTCTTGTTTATTCTGATATTTTCCATCTGTTGACTAATTACTTTTAAAATTTTTAGCCCACTTTCTTGCATTATTACATATAGCGACAAAAAATCAAAGAATTCGTTTTCATCCAATTTATTTTTCCCTATTTTCTTTCACTCGTACAAAATTTTATAGTTTCCCAGACAGCCGAAAAAACAACATCAGTATGTGATGTTGTTCTTAAAAGGCTTGATTCAAATGCATTAGGTTTTGGTTTAACCAAACATCATCGTGACCACGACGATTGCAGCAATTATTCCAACGAGATCTGCTAATAAGCCGACTTTCAAGGCATCTCCCATCTTTCTAATCCCTACTGCACCAAAATATACGGTGAGAATATAAAAGGTCGTGTCCGTACTTCCTTGTATGACAGACGCTAATCTTCCAATAAATGAATCAGGTCCATGTGTACCGATAAGATCACTCACCATTCCAAGTGCAGCTGTTCCCGAAATGGGTCTTATGATCGCTAATGGGACAATCTCTGGCGGAACCCCTATTGCAAACAATGCTGGTCTAATCAACTCCATCAAAAACTCAAGTGCTCCCGATGCTCTAAAAATAGCAATCGCCACAAGCATCCCTACTAAAAAAGGGATGATAGATACAGCAATTTTAATTCCCTCTTTCCCACCTTCCACAAAACTTTCGTAGGCAGGCACTTTTTTACATGTACTATAGATTAATATAAACCCGATAATTAACGGGATAATCCATAAGGAGATTGTAGAAATCCATTGCATATTATTTCACTCCATTACGCATTCTTCGGTAATGAAAATAACGATCAATCATGAGGGCGCCAATCGTTGAACATGTAGTCGCGATCAAGGCAGGTCCCACTATATCTGTTGGGGTGGCAGATTCATAATTCATTCGGATCGCGATAACTGTCGTAGGAATAATCGTAATACTTGATGTATTGATTGCTAAAAATGTAATCATTGATCGGCTTGCATAATTTTTTCCACCATTGAGTTCTTTTAATTGTTCCATCGCCTTAATACCTAATGGGGTAGCTGCATTTCCAAGTCCAAACATATTGGCCATCATATTGGACAAAATATACCCCATTGCGGGATGTCCATCTGGTATCTCTGGAAATAATCGTTTGACAAATGGACGAAATATTCTAGATAGTTTATCCAATAATCCAGAATCTTGAGCAATACGCATGATTCCCAGCCAAAAAACAAGGATACTAATAAGCCCAATACATAAGGTAACCGCTTCGTTTGCTGACTGAAAAATGGCCGCATTTACCTCCTCCATTTTTCCATTCACAACCGCAAAGACTAACCCGACAACCACCATTCCAATCCAAATATAATTAACCATGATTTCTCACACCTAATTGAATGTAAAATAAGTTCTTCCAAATTGATTTCCAGTCTTTCTTCTCTTCTTGTTTTCCTTTTTTATAATAGATAGGCATCGTTTTCACTGGGGATTCATTAAAATAAATGACCACTTTTCCTACAGTATCGGGGACATTTTTCCCCTTTTCCCATTGTTTCTTCGGTTTTAACATTTTATATTCCACCCGGATTTTTTTCTCTTCCTTTGGTTTTAGTGGATAAATATACTCATTTTTTACAAACACTTTATTTTTGTATACTGGATGTTTAACCTTTTTGATCACGCCTTCAGACACGATTATTTTTGGGTGATATTGATCAAAGCCATATTCAAACATTCCAATATGATCATTCCAATCATCTGGTGCATTTAAGGTGACTGCAATAAGATCTAAATCTCCTTTAGTAGCAGTAGTGACAAGAGTACGTTTCGCTCTTTTTGTATAACCTGTTTTTCCACCCGTGCAATATTCATACTTCTCTGTTAATAATCGATTTTTATTATTCCATACTCGCTGCCATTCACTATCGGGAAGTGGAGCTCTATGCACCTTCGTACCTGAGATTTGCCGAAACTTTTTATTTTGCATCGCATATTTTGTTAACAATGCCATATCATAAGCCGTTGAAAAATGATTTTCATGATCATCTAATCCATGGGGATTCGCAAAATGGGTGTTTTTCATTCCAATTTCCCTTGCCTTTTGGTTCATTAACAGAACAAAACCATCTTGACTCCCTCCTACATGTTCTGCTATCGCCACTGCCGCATCATTCCCTGATCGTAGCATTAAACCATATACAAGATCTTCCAATTTCATTTTTTCCCCTGGCTTAAGAAAAATAGATGAACCTTCAGCTCGAACCGCCTGATCACTAATCTTCACATCGTCTTCAAGCTTATCCGATTCAATCGCAAGAATAGCGGTCATGATTTTCGTAATACTCGCAATTCGCTTTATTTCGTGAGGATCTTTACCATAAAGGACACGTCCACTATTTTGATCCATCAAGATCGCACTGGAAGCACTGACCGGAGGAGATGCAATTGCCGGTTTGGGGATTAAAGTGAACAGGAGAATAAATGAAAAACATATGTATATGATCTTTTTCATCATGTTAGCCCCTCCTTGTGTATTTGTACAAGTTTATGCAGGGGATGGCAGCATATGAACATTTTTCTTAGCTATTTCCAAACTTTGTGGAAATTAACCCAAAGACAATGTAGGTTAAAAGAATGGGCGATTCATTATCGTCCTTATTTTTAAAAACATTTGTAAAAAAAAAAATGCCCACATTCAATAGAATGTCAGCATCTCTTTTAATCGTTCGATTCTCCCATTGTTTGTTGGAATTTTTCAAAAAACAGATCGGCTTCTTCCTGAACAAATTCTTCTTGCTCTGCTAATGGAGGTAATTCCTGTAAATCCTTTAATGCAAAATAATCTAGGAATTCTTTCGTCGTCCCATATAAGATGGCACGACCTGCTCCTTCTGCTCGGCCCACTTCCTTAATTAAAGCTTTTGATGTTAATGTTTGAAGGGGTCTCTCCGTTTTCACACCCCGTATCTCTTCAATTTCCACTCGTGTAATTGGTTGTTTATAAGCAATAATCGCTAGTGTTTCAAGTGCTGCTTGCGAAAGTGTATGAGCATTCGGGACTTCCACTAATTTTTTCAAATAGGGTGCATGCTCTTTTTTGGTGACTAATTGAAACACTCCCGCCATTTCAATAAGCAGAATACCTCGATCGTCATTATTTTCATATTCCTGTTTCAAATCTTCAATAATATCGATAGCCTCTGGCTCATTGATTTCCAACACTGTCATAATTTGCTTTAAAGAGAGCCCTTCGTCCCCTGCAGCAAATAATAAACTTTCTAAAATGCCTTTCCATTGAATAATACTCAATTGTTTCATTCACCTTTCTTTGCAGACAAGAGGATTTCCGCAAAATTATTATCCTGCTCAACCTCGATTTCATTCCTCTTCATTAATTCCAATACAGCTAAAAATGTTACGACAATATGTTCTTTATCCTCATAAGGAAATAATTGTGAAAATCGGGTTCGACTTTGCATGTTGGTTAACTCATGAATGATTTCACTCATTCTTGTTTCTATCGATATTTCTTGCTTTTTAATTTTTGTTGTCAATGGTTTTTGGAACTTTTTCCTTCTTAATAATTTATTGAATGCACCTAACATATCATAAATGGTGACATTTAATTCAGTCGGCTGAGATTCATCATTCTCTTGATAACAGGAAAGGTCTTCAGGGGGTTTCGTATACAACTTTCCCCGTTCTTGTTCTTTTTCCTTTAGTTTTCTCGCCACTTCTTTATATTTCCGATATTCAATTAGTCTTTCAACAAGCTCATCACGGGGGTCTTCCTCTACTTCCATTTCATCATCCATCAATTCCTCTTCTTGTTTTGGCAATAACATTTTGCTTTTTATCGCTAGCAATGTGGCTGCCATTACTAAATACTCACTTGCGATATCTAATTCTAGTTCTTTCATTGTATGGACAAACATTAAATACTGTTCTGTTATATCAGCCATAGGAATGTTATAAATGTCGATCTCTAATCGTTGGATTAAATGAAGAAGTAAATCTAAAGGCCCTTCAAATGAGTCAACTTTTACTTTATATTGCATGTTTACCACCAATTCTAAGCGTCTGCTCTGTTAAAAATGCAGTGGACATCGATCCACTGATGGGTTCTCTTTAACTAGGCTGTTTCTTGCATTTTCAAACTTTCATATGGGGGATGGTTAACCAACCCTTATAATAGTATAGTAGATTCATTTTCTTTATCCAATAAAAATATTTCTTAAGAATGTCGTTTTTTATTTCGGAACGCTCTTATTTTCGAAAAAGGCAATTGAGTTACTCATCGTTCCCTTGATTTCCACAATCCAAATTTTTTATATAAAAATAATAAGCTTCGGAAAAAATCCTTTATTTTTTACCCATACAAGATATTTGAATCATTTTCGAAGAATTTCGATAAGAAAAGTATGATTTTTCAAAAATTGGGTATGCATTCATAGGGAAATCGTGTTAAACTTATGCTTACCAAACGGGAATAGTGAGGTTGATTTTCATGTATGTTGAATCATATCCACAAGCTTATATTGAATATCTCGTACATTTTCATAGTGACTATGACTATTTTGAATGTCATGAACAATTAGAGGACTATTGGAAGGAACATGCGAATACACAACGAGATTCCATTTGGGTAGGCCTCATTCAAGTGGCCGTTGCCTTATACCACCAACGAAGAGAAAATTTTGTTGGTGCCTATAAATTGATGAAGAAAGCCCTCGTTCAATTCAATGGGAAAATGAATGAAACAGAGCAATTAGGGATTGATCATTCATCATGGGTAAAACTATTGAATGAGCGCTTAGTCGAAATGAAAAATTATATAGAGTATACACCATTATGGATTCCCTTTAATAATCAGCAGATTGTGGCAATTTGTCAAGCCGCTTGTTCTCGATTAAATTTAATCTGGAAATCTAATGTTAATCCATCTTATAAGATCATTCATTTCCATAAATTACGAGACAGATCAGATGTGATCAAGGCAAGAGCACATGCCTTAGCTGAAAGAAAAGTTTTATTATAGTTTTGCCCCTTGTCAAGAGTGCGATAAAGTGAAACTTCATTCCGTGGAGGTTTTACTCCCGTTAAAAAAAAAAAGTAGAAGAAGACTTATGATCCTAGATCATGAGTCTTCTTCTAAATGACACTTTTGAAAAAAAGTAGCGGTATACTCGTTCGGCTTCAGCTGCTTATTTTTATGCATTTCTTTTAAAGCCTTAAGCATAGCTTTTCCGATCCCCTCTTTACGATAGGATGGATTAACAGAAATATGCTGTATTTCCGCCGTTTGATCATCCAAAATATGAATTCCAATAATTCCGATGATGTCTTCATCTTTCCACATATAAAGTTGCCATTGATCGTCCGATTCATACGTCTTCATCGTTTGTTGTAACTGTTTAATATCTTTTTCACATGGCATAAAAGAAAGTAAACCCATCGCAATCTTTTCAAAAGATTTTTTATATCGAATTAACATCCCAAATCCCTCTTAAATCTATTTTCAAAAAAATTGAATATGTTATTTCATTTACTCTTTTTACTATTTTACTAAAAATATTAAAATGAATCAAATTTCCCTTAAAAGTATGATTCCAGAAACCAAAGCTGTCCCCATGATCAAGCTTTGAAAATCAATGACCGGGCTTTATTTGAATCATTTTATAAAAAGCCAATAATAACATCCCCATCCCAATGAAACTAGAAGTAATATGAGAAACAGTAGAGCGTTTTTTTTCATAATATCAATTGGTACTCCCTTATCTTTATTGTTTAACTGAAACAGAAAGTGGAAGATCTAACTTAACAATATCTTCATAACTCTCCCTCTTTATTATAAGATAGGCTTCACCGTTTTCAACAAATACGACTGGAGGTCTTGGAATTCGATTATAATTATTCGCCATCGAATAACCATATGCCCCTGTACAGAACACAGCTAAAATATCCTCTTCCTTTGCTTTTGGTAATGGAAGATCCCAAATGAGCATATCCCCTGATTCACAACATTTCCCCGCGACGGAAACGGTCTCCTCTACAGGGTCATTTACACGATTGGCAAGAACTGCTTCATATTTTGCATCGTATAATGCCGGACGAATATTATCACTCATTCCGCCATCAATGGCTAAATATTTTCTAACCTCAGGAATCGTTTTACTTGAACCTGTTTTATATAATGTTATGCCAGCATCCCCAACAAGGGAACGACCAGGTTCGATCCAAATTTCTGGCATTGTTAATTGATATTGCTCAACTCCAGTTTGAACCTTTTGAATAATCTCCGCTACGTACTCTTCAGGTTCTAACGGAGTGTCCTCATTTGTATAACGAATCCCAAATCCCCCGCCTAAGTTAAGTACTTTCGCTTCAAAATTGAATTGATTTTTCCAGTCGGCCAATTTTTTGATTAATTTCTCGGCTGCTAAGACGAAACCAATTGTTTCGAAAATTTGTGAGCCGATATGACAATGCAATCCTAACACATGCAGATGAGACGAATTTAATGCTACCGTTAACGCCTCTTCTGCTTGACCATTATTTAAATCGAAGCCAAACTTCGAATCTTCCTTGCCAGTTAAAATATAATCATGTGTATGTGCTTCAATTCCAGGGGTTACTCGGAGCAAAATCTTCATCGTATGATTCATTTCAACACAAAGTGATTGCAATAATTCAAGCTCATAAAAATTATCTACAACGACACAGCCAATATTATATTGGATAGCCATTAATAATTCTTCCTTGCTCTTATTATTCCCGTGAAAATGAATTTTTTCTGTTGGAAATTCAGCCTTAATGGCTGTATATAACTCCCCACCAGATACTACATCGAGGGAGAGCCCTTCTTGTGCAACAAGTTGGATCATTCCAATTGCTGAAAAGGCTTTACTCGCATAAGCGACTTGAGCGGTAACACCTAGGTTTTCAAAAGTGGTTTTAAATCCTCTAGCCCGTTCTCTAATCAATCCCACATCGTATACATATAATGGAGTTCCAAATTGTTCGACCAGATCCATTGTATCGACTCCACCAATTTGAAGATGCCCTAATTCATTCACTTCTGCTGTTCCATATTTTATCATTTATTTTTCCCCTCGCTCTATTTTCCGGTTTTACTACTATTATAATTCAACGCTCTCAAA from Oikeobacillus pervagus includes these protein-coding regions:
- the scpB gene encoding SMC-Scp complex subunit ScpB, with protein sequence MSIIQWKGILESLLFAAGDEGLSLKQIMTVLEINEPEAIDIIEDLKQEYENNDDRGILLIEMAGVFQLVTKKEHAPYLKKLVEVPNAHTLSQAALETLAIIAYKQPITRVEIEEIRGVKTERPLQTLTSKALIKEVGRAEGAGRAILYGTTKEFLDYFALKDLQELPPLAEQEEFVQEEADLFFEKFQQTMGESND
- a CDS encoding GNAT family N-acetyltransferase — encoded protein: MLIRYKKSFEKIAMGLLSFMPCEKDIKQLQQTMKTYESDDQWQLYMWKDEDIIGIIGIHILDDQTAEIQHISVNPSYRKEGIGKAMLKALKEMHKNKQLKPNEYTATFFQKCHLEEDS
- a CDS encoding DUF309 domain-containing protein codes for the protein MYVESYPQAYIEYLVHFHSDYDYFECHEQLEDYWKEHANTQRDSIWVGLIQVAVALYHQRRENFVGAYKLMKKALVQFNGKMNETEQLGIDHSSWVKLLNERLVEMKNYIEYTPLWIPFNNQQIVAICQAACSRLNLIWKSNVNPSYKIIHFHKLRDRSDVIKARAHALAERKVLL
- a CDS encoding segregation/condensation protein A, translating into MQYKVKVDSFEGPLDLLLHLIQRLEIDIYNIPMADITEQYLMFVHTMKELELDIASEYLVMAATLLAIKSKMLLPKQEEELMDDEMEVEEDPRDELVERLIEYRKYKEVARKLKEKEQERGKLYTKPPEDLSCYQENDESQPTELNVTIYDMLGAFNKLLRRKKFQKPLTTKIKKQEISIETRMSEIIHELTNMQSRTRFSQLFPYEDKEHIVVTFLAVLELMKRNEIEVEQDNNFAEILLSAKKGE
- a CDS encoding nucleoside recognition domain-containing protein, which codes for MVNYIWIGMVVVGLVFAVVNGKMEEVNAAIFQSANEAVTLCIGLISILVFWLGIMRIAQDSGLLDKLSRIFRPFVKRLFPEIPDGHPAMGYILSNMMANMFGLGNAATPLGIKAMEQLKELNGGKNYASRSMITFLAINTSSITIIPTTVIAIRMNYESATPTDIVGPALIATTCSTIGALMIDRYFHYRRMRNGVK
- the lysA gene encoding diaminopimelate decarboxylase — its product is MIKYGTAEVNELGHLQIGGVDTMDLVEQFGTPLYVYDVGLIRERARGFKTTFENLGVTAQVAYASKAFSAIGMIQLVAQEGLSLDVVSGGELYTAIKAEFPTEKIHFHGNNKSKEELLMAIQYNIGCVVVDNFYELELLQSLCVEMNHTMKILLRVTPGIEAHTHDYILTGKEDSKFGFDLNNGQAEEALTVALNSSHLHVLGLHCHIGSQIFETIGFVLAAEKLIKKLADWKNQFNFEAKVLNLGGGFGIRYTNEDTPLEPEEYVAEIIQKVQTGVEQYQLTMPEIWIEPGRSLVGDAGITLYKTGSSKTIPEVRKYLAIDGGMSDNIRPALYDAKYEAVLANRVNDPVEETVSVAGKCCESGDMLIWDLPLPKAKEEDILAVFCTGAYGYSMANNYNRIPRPPVVFVENGEAYLIIKRESYEDIVKLDLPLSVSVKQ
- a CDS encoding D-alanyl-D-alanine carboxypeptidase family protein; protein product: MMKKIIYICFSFILLFTLIPKPAIASPPVSASSAILMDQNSGRVLYGKDPHEIKRIASITKIMTAILAIESDKLEDDVKISDQAVRAEGSSIFLKPGEKMKLEDLVYGLMLRSGNDAAVAIAEHVGGSQDGFVLLMNQKAREIGMKNTHFANPHGLDDHENHFSTAYDMALLTKYAMQNKKFRQISGTKVHRAPLPDSEWQRVWNNKNRLLTEKYEYCTGGKTGYTKRAKRTLVTTATKGDLDLIAVTLNAPDDWNDHIGMFEYGFDQYHPKIIVSEGVIKKVKHPVYKNKVFVKNEYIYPLKPKEEKKIRVEYKMLKPKKQWEKGKNVPDTVGKVVIYFNESPVKTMPIYYKKGKQEEKKDWKSIWKNLFYIQLGVRNHG